The following proteins are encoded in a genomic region of Periophthalmus magnuspinnatus isolate fPerMag1 chromosome 23, fPerMag1.2.pri, whole genome shotgun sequence:
- the trmu gene encoding mitochondrial tRNA-specific 2-thiouridylase 1 — protein sequence MGLIRHVVCAMSGGVDSSVAALLLKRRGYSVTGVFMKNWDSLDESGVCTSDKDCEDAYKVCQTLDIPFHQVSYVKEYWHEVFTNLLKEYQKGRTPNPDIMCNKNIKFNHFYKYAIDTLGADAMATGHYARTSQEDEEIFQQTFSSPPTKLFRDRFEIRNPVRLHQGADLFKDQTFFLSQIPQDALRHTMFPLAGLTKDFVRKIAAEAGLHHVLQKKESMGICFIGERNFENFILEYLEPKPGNFVSIEDGSVKGNHKGWFTLTLGQRARIGGQRDPWFVVDKDIATGDVMVAPTTNHPSLFRDTLKTDRFHWITMEPPRELALTKMMECHFRFIHQMPLIRCTVTLNMDGTVWISLSEPVRALTPGQFAVLYKGDECLGSGKILQLGPSQFTLQRGRERLLAATQLKEPSQEPVS from the exons ATGGGGCTTATAAGGCACGTCGTGTGTGCCATGTCAGGAGGCGTTGACAGCTCTGTGGCCGCGCTATTATTGAAGAGACGAG GTTATAGTGTGACAGGAGTGTTTATGAAGAACTGGGATTCTTTGGACGAGTCAGGCGTGTGTACTTCAGATAAGGACTGTGAAGATGCTTACAAAGTGTGTCAAACTCTAGACATTCCCTTTCACCAAGTGTCCTACGTCAAAGAGTACTGGCATGAGGTTTTTAC taATTTATTAAAAGAATACCAGAAAGGAAGAACTCCAAATCCAGACATTATGTGCAATAAGAATATCAAATTCAACCATTTCTACAAATATGCCATAGACACTTTAG GTGCTGATGCAATGGCAACCGGACACTATGCCAGGACCTCCCAAGAAGACGAAGAAATATTTCAACAGacgttctcctctcctccaaccAAACTGTTCAGGGACAGATTCGAGATCAGAAATC CTGTTAGGTTGCACCAAGGAGCAGACCTATTCAAAGACCAGACCTTCTTCCTAAGTCAAATCCCACAGGATGCACTCAGACACACTATGTTCCCACTGGCTGGACTCACTAAAGattttgtcagaaaaatagCTGCTGAGGCAGGTCTCCACCATGTACTGCAGAAGAAAGAG AGTATGGGTATTTGCTTTATTGGAGAAAGGAATTTTGAAAATTTCATTTTAGAG tatCTTGAGCCTAAACCAGGAAACTTTGTATCTATTGAAGATGGTTCAGTAAAAGGAAACCATAAAG GCTGGTTTACATTGACACTGGGACAGAGAGCAAGAATAGGAGGCCAGAGGGACCCCTGGTTTGTTGTGGACAAAGACATAGCTACAGGAGATGTGATGGTG GCTCCAACCACCAATCACCCTTCTCTTTTTCGAGACACATTAAAGACTGATCGTTTTCATTGGATTACGATGGAGCCGCCTCGTGAATTGGCCCTGACCAAGATGATGGAGTGTCATTTCCGCTTCATTCATCAGATGCCActca TTCGGTGCACTGTAACTCTGAACATGGATGGTACTGTTTGGATCTCACTGTCTGAACCTGTCAGAGCTCTTACACCAGGACAG TTTGCAGTGCTGTATAAAGGTGATGAGTGCCTGGGTAGTGGAAAGATCCTCCAGTTGGGTCCGAGTCAGTTCACTCTGCAGCGTGGTCGGGAGCGGCTGTTAGCGGCCACACAACTAAAAGAGCCCAGTCAGGAGCCAGTCAGCTAA
- the srr gene encoding L-threonine dehydratase catabolic TdcB: MAHVSADTVTLELLTEAREVVKSSPLGVIQTPMIPWAQTTLPLTINCDIHIKLENMQRTGSFKIRGVAYQFAQREKGGHFVTMSAGNYGKSFAYATKHYGTKGKVVMPETAPVSRSILIQSFGVDVERVPTPCLMNVVNRCVQEENMTFLHSYDDRDLIAGHASLGLEVLDVLPDPDVVVVCCGGGGLLAGVAAAIKLSGCEKTRIYGVEPQGACTMFQSFIEKHPVGMDAKSVASGLAPPFAGKLPFELCQRFVEGIVLVSDEDIKSAVSTLYRAGLVVEPSGSAAFAAVVHNKIPDLEGKKVVCILSGGNIGKDELTNFPD, encoded by the exons ATGGCCCACGTGTCTGCTGATACAGTGACTTTGGAGCTGCTCACAGAGGCACGGGAGGTGGTGAAGAGCAGCCCACTCGGGGTCATACAAACTCCGATGATCCCCTGGGCCCAGACCACCCTTCCACTGACCATCAACTGTGACATCCACATCAAACTAGAAAACATGCAGAGAACTG GCTCTTTTAAGATTCGAGGCGTTGCGTACCAGTTTGCTCAAAGAGAAAAAGGTGGTCATTTTGTCACTATGTCTGCCGGTAACTATGGAAAGTCTTTCGCTTATGCTACAAAACACTATGGGACAAAGGGGAAAGTGGTGATGCCAGAGACAGCCCCGGTGTCCAGGTCTATTTTAATACAA AGTTTTGGAGTTGATGTTGAGAGAGTTCCCACTCCCTGTCTGATGAATGTGGTGAACCGTTGTGTTCAAGAGGAAAACATGACATTTCTACACTCATACGATGATCGGGATCTCATAGCTGGACACGCAAG TCTTGGCCTGGAGGTGCTGGATGTGCTGCCTGACCCTGATGTTGTGGTGGTCTGCTGTGGTGGAGGGGGGCTGCTGGCTGGTGTAGCTGCTGCCATTAAACTGTCTGGATGTGAAAAGACCAGGATTTATGGTGTGGAGCCACAGGGAG CCTGTACCATGTTCCAAAGTTTCATTGAGAAGCATCCAGTGGGTATGGATGCAAAGAGTGTAGCATCAGGACTAGCACCACCTTTTGCAG gtaAACTGCCTTTTGAGTTGTGCCAGCGTTTTGTGGAGGGGATTGTCCTTGTGAGTGATGAGGATATCAAATCAGCCGTGTCGACTCTCTACAGAGCAGGGCTGGTGGTGGAGCCCTCAGGATCAGCTGCCTTCGCCGCTGTTGTTCATAATAAAATCCCTGATTTGGAGGGAAAGAAAGTGGTCTGCATCCTCAGTGGAGGCAACATTGGAAAAGATGAGCTCACGAACTTCCCAGACTGA
- the tprkb gene encoding EKC/KEOPS complex subunit TPRKB: protein MHLTQELEVYSDHKVTQLLFKDVKNAAELRQSAVEGKISGALISPTLVLNPFQVLVAANKAVHLQKIGKMKTRSLFSEIIFNLSPTNNISEAFKRFGISDGDSSVLVVLVHNKDNTPPLSDIVNRVNGQQVPVDDLSSLSDTAKIKKFFKITPQEEKIGTLLDAVVCRMAIKDVL, encoded by the exons ATGCATCTAACACAAGAGTTAGAAGTATACTCGGATCATAAAGTTACCCAGCTCTTGTTCAAGGATGTTAAAAATGCCGCCGAGCTTAGGCAAAGTGCCGTGGAGGGTAAAATCAGTGGAGCCTTGATCAGTCCGACATTG GTGTTGAATCCTTTCCAGGTGCTGGTAGCAGCAAATAAAGCTGTACATTTACAGAAGATTGGTAAAATGAAAACAAGAAGTCTCTTTTCAGAGATCATTTTCAACCTTTCACCCACTAATAAT ATCTCAGAAGCTTTTAAAAGGTTTGGGATTTCTGATGGAGACAGCTCAGTTTTGGTGGTTTTAGTTCATAACAAAGACAACACCCCACCTTTGTCAGACATCGTGAATCGAGTGAATGGACAGCAGGTCCCAGTAGATGACCTATCCTCCCTGTCAGACACAGCCAAAATAAAAAAG TTCTTTAAAATCACTCCACAAGAGGAGAAGATTGGGACACTGTTGGATGCAGTTGTGTGCAGAATGGCTATTAAAGATGTTCTGTAA
- the alg10 gene encoding dol-P-Glc:Glc(2)Man(9)GlcNAc(2)-PP-Dol alpha-1,2-glucosyltransferase translates to MDKFEGYIFTALCSTNFFISCLVFSRVTREQREPYMDEIFHVPQAQKYCQGKFNEWDPMITTLPGLYLASVGVIKPIVWLADLSGDVVCSTAMLRFINLLFNCGNLYLLYLLICKLHQREKTRTASRRILSALSLSTFPVLYFFNFLYYTDAGSTFFILFTYLMTLYGCHKASALLGACAILFRQTNIIWVAFCAGSLVAAKMDETWRVEQTKKKDEPKSQVPLNFSGVKKVLVFTMEFVTNPAYIKSVLLLVWPYAIVAIGFLLFIFLNDGIVVGDRTSHEACLNFPQLFYFFSFTLFFALPLTVCYYRVVRFLQALKRQPFFFLVVSALILLLVWKFTFVHKYILADNRHYPFYVWKKVFQRHELIRYLLVPAYIFAGWSFLDSVKYRSLFWILALLVCIMAATIPQKLLEFRYFIVPYLMYRLHMPLPSLPRLIIEFLLYTVVNVATIYIFISKTFQWPNSTAKQRFMW, encoded by the exons ATGGATAAATTTGAAGGCTACATCTTCACAGCTCTTTGCAGCACCAACTTTTTCATCTCCTGCCTCGTCTTCTCCAGAGTGACccgagagcagagagagcccTATATGGATGAGATTTTTCACGTCCCACAAGCTCAGAAATACTGTCAAGGGAAATTCAATGAG TGGGACCCGATGATCACCACGCTCCCCGGCTTGTACCTTGCCTCTGTGGGGGTCATTAAGCCGATTGTGTGGCTGGCCGACCTGAGTGGTGATGTGGTTTGTTCTACTGCCATGCTGCGATTCATCAACCTGCTCTTCAACTGCGGCAACCTCTATCTGCTCTACTTACTCATCTGCAAACTGCACCAACGGGAGAAG ACTCGTACAGCCTCACGTCGcattctctctgctctctccctctccaccttcCCAGTGCTGTACTTCTTCAACTTCTTATACTACACAGACGCCGGATCTActttcttcatcctcttcacGTATCTAATGACACTGTATGGCTGCCACAAGGCCTCGGCACTCCTGGGCGCATGTGCCATACTCTTCCGCCAAACCAACATCATTTGGGTGGCTTTTTGTGCTGGATCTTTAGTTGCTGCCAAAATGGACGAAACCTGGAGGGTGGAGCAGACCAAGAAGAAAGACGAACCGAAATCACAAGTTCCACTGAATTTTAGTGGAGTGAAAAAAGTGCTGGTTTTCACAATGGAGTTTGTGACTAACCCTGCATATATCAAGTCTGTATTACTATTAGTCTGGCCTTACGCTATTGTAGCCATTGGATTTCTCCTGTTTATATTCCTAAATGATGGCATAGTAGTTGGTGATAGAACAAGTCATGAAGCTTGCTTAAACTTCCCCCAACTATTCTACTTTTTCTCTTTCACCTTGTTCTTTGCCCTACCCCTCACGGTTTGCTACTATCGTGTTGTGCGATTTCTTCAAGCTCTGAAAAGGCAGCCATTTTTCTTTCTGGTGGTGAGTGCCCTCATTTTGCTTCTAGTTTGGAAGTTCACTTTTGTCCACAAGTACATTCTGGCTGATAATCGGCATTACCCTTTCTACGTGTGGAAGAAAGTTTTCCAAAGGCATGAATTGATCCGATATCTTCTTGTTCCAGCATACATCTTTGCTGGTTGGAGTTTTTTGGACTCCGTTAAGTACAGGTCACTATTTTGGATCTTAGCATTACTGGTGTGTATTATGGCCGCTACCATACCCCAAAAACTTCTTGAATTCAGGTACTTTATTGTTCCATATTTGATGTACCGCTTGCATATGCCACTCCCATCTCTCCCTAGACTGATCATAGAGTTTCTTCTATACACTGTGGTGAATGTGGCGACCATTTATATCTTTATCAGTAAGACATTTCAATGGCCAAACAGCACTGCTAAACAGAGGTTTATGTGGTGA